tgtcatccgctaagttgactacggtcgtgcatcattaacttgatccgtagttgggtttcaagtgaagttataggctcccctaccttgtcaccttgaaagaaaatttcccgggaggcccacgccttaaccacgtaaatcacctcttcgatggctgtgttgccagcatggttgtcctggtggtgtagtggtgatcacacccgactagtaatggggggacgtgggttcaaatcccgctcagggcaaattttctttcaaacatttattcagttaaaaatatgattatttggggtgtgcattgtcagggtttctctcctacactctctctctctctctctctctctctctctctctctctctctctctctctctatatatatatatatatatatatataagagaaaagtgaaaaagaaaaaaaaaaaaccccacaAACCGAGCtggaaataataaaaagaacattacacgttggctcgaagatatgaattttatgttttcgtagcaagaacaatatctcacgagtgagcgccactcgaacataaaattcatatcttctcgccaccgtgtacaagaaaattggtaaactaccatggattttagagcaacaggagtacgatctttaacactaaacatgtttttaattttgaatgaagtgaaaactaactatcaaattagtgctttagtattctggattctgccagcaactcaattgatttaaaactcaaagaagcttttcatataaatgAGATCAAACccgaacttaacaaacaattgcagcattacaacacttttctcacgttttagtttacacattgatgtttggtgtcacgctgtaaatagcacttttgtattacgtcatgttgtaatatttttttcatctacccgtagactttgtaactgttcacacttaggaactcattaaactgatgatggcataagcatgccgaaacatgtcttttaaaaaagttgtctgtttcctacagtatatatatctataagttcagtttttctcaccttaaaatcagctgctcctCATCGTGACAACCGCGAGAACAGACGCCGTGATGCGACTGACACAAAATACTAAACCATGCGAttcctttcataatactctgcaccccccaaatagagactttggattattaactgctacccctgtttattgtaaggtcacaatacacaaactctcagaaactccctttgggattttctgctttacgtcatcctaaccatttcgtacttgcgggcgcaaacaatagaaacgtcataattacctaccgattcctcgcggcccctgttcgagcaaatcgagattttttctagtataccGACTGCATATTTGAACCGTAAGTGCTGTCCTTGATATACGCGCAAGCTACTAGgatgcctcctcgggatttcgGGGGCAATTTGACTACGACCACATagagtggtctgcctgtggTCCAACATACATGGTCATGTGCCATTTCAGAGAAGACTAAATTTGCCATGATGTCGGCAAGTTCTTCATTAGAAGCGGAAAAAGACTCTTCAAGAGCAGTTTCTGCATCAGACATGTCAAATGTTGAAACGGTCGCTGTGCCGACGGTTGAAGTCAAACATGCACCGTTTCAATCTCAACCCACTCTGCGAGGAGAAGTAACCGAAGAGCAGATGAAAGAGCTCGGTGAGAGAATGCGGACGGAACAGGCGAAGAAGTATTTTTCTTTGAGGGTGAGGACATCTTGATTTTCGCTAAATGTTTTCGTCGCATTCGGCAATTTGTAACACTGTTCAAATTAGTCGAATGTGTAAAGCTTGAGTTCTGCTCGAGGTCAACATTTAATACCTGTAGGCATGTTTTTCATAGGTGCCCCCAAGTTTGATCGGTGTTTTTGTGCTATCAAACTTGTTACACTCGTTCTGACACGGATGCaaagtaaaatttaaattgtTCACAGATTAATACTGATGTTTTTGAGCTATTGATTCACTGATCAATATTCATCCGTCAGGTGTAAATAACAAATTATCATTCCtgtcattatttatttataaaaaccAATGACGTCATACGCTGGAGAACTTAGCTTTTATAAGCCATTTTTAGTTCGCAAATTTTCAGCCTGTTATTTTATTTGATCTAAGGTAGATGGGAGATGTATTTAAATTTAATCCAGAGATTGCAagtttaaatacatgtataaatcGATTTTCTTTAGGGGTAAAACAAGCTACATTTGCCTGTACTGTACATTATTATTACATTGTATTCATAGGAATTTGAATGAACACGAGTGCACTTTGTGATCTACTGTATGGGGACgagtgatattttgaaaattctcaaaatggcaCGAAATGGCGGTGATTTTAATTTGAGAACTTTAATGAAACATGATTTTATAGTTACCataaaattatttccaaaatatGATATATttcgtagttactaaaacaaggaatgacctactacaatgacctacaatgatctacaatgacctacaatgatttacatacaatgagctacaatgaggTACGTGTACCTTTCTGAGCTAAAATTAGCTAATGACTTGTAatgagataaaataaaagataatttgCATCTCTGAGGGCACTGTAGTATGTTTGCagtacaaaggaaaaaaaattccactgcacttttaaccaatcaaaacctcgTTGCTGTGCAAGttgaacattttcattgtgcacactgaacaaaagaaaacattgtgGGAATAATAACTTATTTATAATCTTCCCTTGATTTTTTCCTGCTTTAATTAAGATTTTATTGTTGCCAAGGGAAGACTTgatatttgtacattttcattttagctttaaaacaaaggaaagtcaTGCAAGGTCTTTTTCGGTTTGTTTCTGCCCTCAAGGCCACGTGTGTAATTGCTGTTGTCATTTGGGCTGTCATGCAATGGACTTAAAGTTCTGCGTGACAACGCACAATGGATGCTTTCCGCTCACCAAACTCTTCACCCTGATCCTCTTTCGTCTTTCTCTTTGATTGTAAGCCATTTaagtaggtcattgtagctcattgtaggtcattgtagatcactttaggtcattgtagctcattgtaggtcattgtagatcactttaggtcattgtagctcattgtagctcattgtagatcattgtaggtcattgtaggtgaTTCTTCGTTTTAGTAACTGCGGTATCACTCGTTAAATGTTGCTCATCCCTTTGAAGGGGGTTAGTATGCAATTACACATTGACAGGGAggttaaaacaaaggaaacaaaatgcTGTCTTTAAACCTTTTTACCAGTGGCAAGCTTATTGACCCACTCTACCCCTTTCTCTCCTGAGAGTGACGCTGTATGTCGTTACTCTCTCTTACACCAGACATTTTTCTTAACGTTCCGCACTGTTAAAGAAGAAGGTGACCCACAGGAAAACATgatacaggccttctgatagggtgcgattgaaaaatgcaaattatgcgattttttcagggcagattgtgcgattagaaaggccaattatgcaataaataatgtaaattatgcgatttttttctcagcaattttaagctttttttatacggtttcaggttaagaaaaacactgccctaaagacattttgaacacaaaggaacagtaaatatgtatctcgatcgacattagttgggataaataaaagttgaaaagttgaaaggacacagctaacatgccaaatgaatgatcaaggtgctcgtcaaccgcgaacttccgaagatggtcaatcacaatagggccatacccccatttatacgagagaaaataagccgcggcttctTCTGGCCGCGGCTTATAGAAGACTCGAttgttcaccccgtataaatggtacaaaatctgatctgcgttcacgtctttttcaagccgcggcttatactgtattgacctgggaatatatattcgtataaatagttccttttgcatattttgtacaccgtggccagagaaagctgcggcttattttctctcggataaaaggccctaatattgcacgatgagaaaaacatcagtccatcgtccacgtggaacgtacctgtgaggtactttcttgctcgattgtgagctgtcagatcaggcggaatgtgggaacttccttcttcgtcgaagaaaaagtgagcgttttcacaacaaacttatccatgagtaagtttttatcagttttcaacgaaagaaagtacattttgccgaaaaacttacaacttcgcttatttttcacaaatctcttctataagagaaggcaactgtgtcatttcagtggtgtgtatataagggcgtgtttgtgttgcaccaatagaaggagactcgcaccaggtccccgacatgaaaaataaagccttgaacttcgaatgtttacgaaatcgaaggtgacaaaggttttttagcctttttccaagataaatcatcttaaaaatggcgtatttatgcaggaatttctaaaaAATgtcttgatttatgtttcatgttatgaattttgtgcgtccttttgtgaattgtgcgatttttcgtgaattgtgcgatcggatgcgatttgaggtcgattgtgcgaaatcgcaccatcgcgtaatatcagaaggcctgatgaTATCTGCATACATGAAAAGATCAccattgctatggttacataataAGTTGTAgcatagacctttttacagatatggccgccattttggtttctattgtctcaaatagctattatgggatgctcagggagcaaatacatattaatttgccccctgagcatcccataatgtctttcgaaacaacataaatcaaaatggccgccgtatctgcaacaAGGTCTATTCTTCTACCGTAGGACtacaaaaatattaaagtgcaatggtttggtatttcattgtCTTTTATAATAAACAGAAAATCACATGACCACTGGGatatacgaaatttctcttctcatgttgaaaaatatttcatgagtgaGTGCAgcgaagagaaattttgtatctctaTGTGGCCAGGTAATATCCTCTTTATATACAGTGTCTTCTTTTGCTGCAATTTCCCACAATTTATGTAAGTTAGTAACAAGGAAAATGCTCTTTAACCCATTTACCCCTGAAGCATGCTACATGTAGACTGAGTACATCTTGAATACATTCTGTAAGAATATAGTGTCATTGTCCCAaggaaaaaactaaagaaaaaggaATTGTTGCAATAGCCACTGAAACCTGTAGagtgacatacatgtaattgtcTTCCTCCTGCGGAAAATTCATCGAAGTTGTGTTTTTGGCCAGTTGAGCAGAGGACCATTTTTGCATTAGTACAGTACTGAAACACTGGGAGGCGGGGTGGCCTAACAGTTAGCAAGCTGGACTCCGGATCAAGCGGTCCAGGTTCAACTCGTGGCCGGGTCATTGTGTTTTGtccttgggcaagacacttaactctcacagtgcctctcttcacccaggtgtataaatgggtactggcaaatttaatgctgggggtaaccctgcgatggatgagcatcccatccaggggggagcagaaatactcctagtcgcttcatgctacagtaaccagAGATAGGCGCCGGCCTAATAGGCCACTAGggtcgtagcagactttaccttgcAGTACTGAAACCCCTAAATTTGGAGAATCCTCTGATTGAGTTTGGGTGGACCATGTTTGTCTCTGAAGTACATGCGCAGCTGCAAATGCAATAATGGCTATTTTGTGTGTGTTGGCTCAAGGCCAGGCTGATTTGAATTAGGTTGATTTCTGGTCACTTTTCTTAACGAGCTTGACATGCCTTACTGTTATGTGCATtagataataaattatttgaccAAGATTGCACTTGTGTCTGTTTGAAGGAAGTGGTGCATCTATTCAGATTGAGTCATGAGGGCAGCATACAGTATGTTATGTTAATATAAATCAGTGGTCAATATGTATCGACAGCTGATGAAAAGCGTTTGGCTCCTTAACTCAGAGAAGTCTGCCACTTTGTCCCCTtaaattgaagtaattaaagatAGATTCTTCCAAACCTACGATTAAAGATTTCATTTTGGCAATGATAGCAGTCGGTTACTCTACTCAAGCGCTTATCTAcagtgcttatgcaaaattttgggggacaaacaaagagtattatggtattttcagaagtggcctattgaaacCACTGATGAAGATTGAACCCACGAGGGGTGTCCTCActaatttaaggaggctcaaaccagttttaacactttcaataAACTGTaccatttggaaggattgaatctaccaaTTTTTTTCACTTAATGGTAATGTTATGGCGCCATATGAAAGACCAATACTGTAGATGCTGAACAAGGTGCATTTATTAATGTGATGTAacaggttaccatggcaacaaaagaaccatctaaaaacagcctatattttgtcttaaaaCTCATAcaattatctgaaaaacgaactcggtgaccccattttttattgctggagagtgatcAGCACGCTAcgataaaactttctgcaaagtttaaaaaaattctctagagcagattcatagccaccttcacaattgaaacattttaaggtggctctaatcTGCTCCAGggaaattttttcaacttaGCAGAGCTTTTCGTCATAGCCTGCTAAtcgcttttcagcaataaataatgggggtcactgactttgtttttgagatataagtgcATAAACACAAAGGATAAGgctttttagatggttcttttgttgccatggtaatttattacgtcacattaatatgtaattatggtaccataacacaTTGCCATTAAGTCAGAagcagtgttgtagagttaaacTTTCTACTAACACATTcactccaaattgttgaaaccagtttgagccaccttaataatgttgttttcacaCATGTGATTATGAACTGTTAAATTAATGTGATTGCTGATCACTTCACAGGAAGGGGCATTCACTAGTGCTGTTGAGGATTGCAAGATACTCTTGGATGAGAATGATGGAGAGCTCTTGAGTTCTTGGCTGTTGAGCGAGTAAGGCTTGCATTTAatttaagtaataataattattacagtacATTGTATTTCCTACTCTGTTTCTAAATGTTACATAGATACATGTGCATGTGTCAAATACACAAAGGGTTAAATCCATGCATATATATTCCGGGTAATTCTCTGTGTTTccagaaatacatgtacacgtaattagatgcacgcccagtTTTGACAACCACTCGAAGTGTCCGTTTACGTCTAGCTAAGCAAAGCaggtgaccttgaagcgtgtaattTGCAgttcttttccttggaacaaggCTGGGGATTTTACCTGTAGGagaccaattttatgcccaaaaatggacaaaaataagatcgatgcTTCATGCGCGGGAAAATACACGAGCTACGTTACCCAAATGAGGACCTTTTTtcctgggtactccggttttcccctctcctcaaatagcaacatttgacttgatttgcatcaAGTGtatagtttacagtgtccccaattagtgctccagcactagaacgactagacacttaagtaaagttccttttctcTGTTGCTGTTTCTCAACAGCATGCCAGGGTATCAAGGACAcatattcgcaacatttgtgaatgctgttctggtcgatgtttataattttctacgcgtatatcgatattttagtcgctactctttgagaacgaagcatacaacatttttgagcagcacagcctcctttgttcatcgaagtttttctttctctcacttCCTGACACTTGCAAAAGTtgggtcgacttttcaaatgacaGGTCGTCACGACCTGATCGGATCGTCACGATCCGTCGAGATATTTGAAGATTTCCCAGACGGTTCGACTTCCGGCAGTAAAGCCtacttcctttttaaacttcacgACCCGACATCCGGTGAGTCGGGCAGTCAACAGCAAttgacgacccgactcagttcatgtatattggacatgtgtgCTGTATTTCcagcaataaggttaggctaaaggttagcattatttttaggtttaggTAAATGCAACTGGTTATCCTTGCTTGACGATCAGCATTTGGGGAACACTTCATTGTGACGTTAGTTGTCTGTATTGTGAGACACGAGTGAtattgaagttggcgagaagagcaagttgacactttgtgacacttattgaaatccacGTGCATCTAATTTCGTGCATTTCTAAGTGGCCACGTGATCTTCAGAACTTTCTGTGTCACTGGGCCAAGCTGTTACACGAAGATTGGTTTAAAGCCTCTGCTACAGGAGCGACAATTTGGCGTCCGCCATGTTGTGAAAACCCATCTGATTGGCTCGATAACCCGTGGACGCGTCACAAATTGTCACAAAAATGTTGCAACGCGGCGTCACTAGTGACGAAGTTCGCGACTTTGTCGCAAAACATTCAACTCATCAATTTctcgtgatttttttttctgtgacttTTTCAGCTGTCGCCTCACCTGCAGGGTGATTTTTACCGCGCGCTGGCGACGTgagatttttcaaaaaaatcgcatcaccatcacaagcaaaaaatcgctctTGCAGCCGcggcttaaccctttcactgccgagggctcccccattgacgagtaaaatcgtctgatgttagacagagtaaaatctagaagtgtcaatttgcatttttggccgtgaaagggttaagttcCTACTAGCGACTtaacgatctacgacggcgacgtcaacggataacgtcatctcaaaatataactttgcactatcgtaagtttctcgcggcCAGGCCTTCTCATTTGCGTCGTACAGTAAATTGTGGGCGAAGAATCCTAAAAAATaaatgggtacgaacggtttcagagtaaaagtaGAGAATTGTAGATTCTcatttgtgcgctcgcgttgtcgtcaaaacatcAAGGTTGCCtccgattgaccctattctcggttttcacatgacgtcacggacgccatgttggagccactaaacaaagaaacggcggccatgttggaaccccgaccaaatcctccgggaattgaactctattattatgcaaaagtttttttttgttttcgtcgaaaaacatggctgttgatcacgtgagtgaaaaccaacaattccGGAAAAAGAATACGTGCAGTGAttatttaaaacggtatgtttggcgccgTTTTGAAGCGACAAGGCTAACAAAGATATGttcaaaatagcattttagcaggtgcttgacaattttcatgtgaatctccgtaaaaccgaaggattttaaacttctattccatgtattcccattccggaatacggtccaTCGAACGCAccccaaatttggtgatttaacGTCGTCGTTGTCCATAAATTACTgataaaatgcgtgctgcacgtgcagcacaattacttttcctcttttaactaatgatattgttgtttcgtggcgttctcgtagacCACCGCGTCGTAGACCGTAAAGTCCCTATTACTGTTAGGGTTACGTATTGTAGAAAATCTCCAGGTTGTCATTGAATAGGcgagtttcgaattgtgcagcaacaaaagaacagggtcgaggttcaggggaataatttgcattttcctttgttctgaacaatacaaaatgctaattattaaccggaacctcgactctgttcttttgttgctgcacaattcgaaactagcctattaaaatgtaaatgtggGCTAGTACTAACCTGCAATGTTGTTTAACGCATTCCAGGCCTGTTTGTTAAGTATTCAGGGGACGCTTTGTGGCATCGACATTTAGCAAagggatttttttttggaagttcTCAGTTTCTTAAAAGTATGGGTATTGTTTTTCAAACAGGATTGACCACTGGGATCACGAGAAAGAAAGACTTCTGCTTATTACGAAGAAGACCCTTTGTGTTGTCAAGTACAATTTCATTGGTGTGAAAGTTCATGAGATTAAGAAGATACCATTGATACATTGTGACAAGATCCAGATTGGAAGATTTGTTTATCCAAAGAATTCCATGATGATGTGAGTATGTGAAGCATAATTATGTAGTTCTACAGTCATCACCGCCTTTTATGTTAAATTTTGCATGTCATTATGGCAATGGAAAGAGTTTGGTGGCAGAGACCTCGGGAGCACTCCGGATCTTCCTTTGTATGGACAACTGCAATTACGACACGATACGAAAACGTTTTTGGGAGGGAGacgcaatagacctttttaccgatacggcggccattttgatttctattgtttcgaatagctattatgggatgcccaggagGCAAATACATGTTAATTTGTCCCCttagcatcccataatgtctttcgaaacaatagaaatcaaaatggccgccgtatcggtaaaaaggtttattaaccatttgcatGTAAACAGAGGACAGATGGGACACAGTCACCTGGAActtcatgccctactctttgcgaatggtgtgtggttttttttttcgtcccagggggttatgaacattgaagggatGTGAGAGGGGACCTACATCTGTACGGCTTATTGTCCCTATCCTGAtccttacatgtacatgtatccaaATGGTGTGACTTTGTTATTAAaagggaggcagtgtggcccaggaGAGTTAGgccgcttgccttgagatccggagttcccgggttcaagactcgttctgaccactcgttgaatttgttctgGGTAGTCCcaggttcaacttctcggccgcacttgtaaatagccaactggtctgCCTCCGGCCAGTTTGGATTCTtagctgttgttgttgtgttctgtcgtttcgttgctTGTGTTTCAATttactgaaaagcccctatggggagtggtcaattaagtatgtattgtactGTAGTATTGCATTGTATTCCCCAATGTGTGAGGATAAACCTTTGACTTAAACAGTTGTACTCTGTGGACTCTAAGAACCCACATACTGTTCGCAGTACAGCGCAGTAGAACACCAAGTTCCCATTGTTGTGAATGTTATATTTACTGGGGCGCAGTAACCGGCAACGTTCTAAGCTTGAAGATCCGAAAGAGTGAGATCTAGATTTGGAGGGGCATTTGATGAATTTACAAATGCACATAAAAAATGCAGTTTCAGAAAAATATTAACGACCAATCTTTGAAATGGCATCATTTTTATAACATCTGCCAAACGGGTAAACTACCGGAAAGgaccaatgaaataccaggcTGTTAAATGTCATTAGTATTTACATCTGCCAAACCTTCAGTAGAGACTGCTGAACCAACTTCatgtaaacaaatgaaaacgaaaGTAACATTCATATGCTTCAAGCTGAATCGGATACATACATGCTGTAGCCTGTAGCTGGTAAATTGTACGATGACCTCGCAATTGGTTCGCCTTTTCGCAAGAGCGAACCAAGAGCCAGTAAGATGTTTTGGTCATTTGTATGACAGTTTCATTGTAACTTGTAACACGAAGCATCACTGCGCGTTTGTTATGAAATTTAGTACACTACAATATGTGTCCTGAAGCCGTGATAAGACTCGTCTGATTAATGGTAGAAAAAActagaaacagaaaacaaacaaacattaaataaaATGCCTGTCATGCAGCAAGTCTAAAAGCACTGCCCTAATGTTTTTGCAGTCCGCGGCATTTTCAAACTGGTTTACGTGTCTACTTTGGCAA
Above is a window of Montipora capricornis isolate CH-2021 chromosome 6, ASM3666992v2, whole genome shotgun sequence DNA encoding:
- the LOC138051700 gene encoding tumor protein p63-regulated gene 1-like protein isoform X1, yielding MMSASSSLEAEKDSSRAVSASDMSNVETVAVPTVEVKHAPFQSQPTLRGEVTEEQMKELGERMRTEQAKKYFSLREGAFTSAVEDCKILLDENDGELLSSWLLSEIDHWDHEKERLLLITKKTLCVVKYNFIGVKVHEIKKIPLIHCDKIQIGRFVYPKNSMMMITGYAENGPRSQQSGLRIFFSHHEPSFLQRWNPWSNEIPYISLTSHHQSLLIDSPADNFRHVVFSKALIDAITAARETYQSRELPNSFEVVETDLEIDVYIGLSALIFNQSKLGFYKDRGNVFF
- the LOC138051700 gene encoding tumor protein p63-regulated gene 1 protein-like isoform X2 translates to MMSASSSLEAEKDSSRAVSASDMSNVETVAVPTVEVKHAPFQSQPTLRGEVTEEQMKELGERMRTEQAKKYFSLREGAFTSAVEDCKILLDENDGELLSSWLLSEIDHWDHEKERLLLITKKTLCVVKYNFIGVKVHEIKKIPLIHCDKIQIGRFVYPKNSMMIPRHFQTGLRVYFGKNVKPTFLQNWNPWSHAIPYVTLSWHRGNDMIGTLPHHMQLDPFQEALITAITDAHNALQENVAQESLEVVHNEPILIQVYCGFSPILHNYTIFGFNRDRGNFAL